The following is a genomic window from Halodesulfovibrio marinisediminis DSM 17456.
GCTGGACCCAAATGCATTGTATTCCAGTCACGTGATTCCGCGCCCGGACGAAGATGTTTTCGACGGAATGTTCAGCTCGGCGCTAATTGGCACCAGCAAAGAACAGAAACATGACATTGAACCGGACTCTGTAGAGCAAAAGACAACAGAAAAGACCATTGCAGAACCTGAAGCCGTGAAGCTGAAGCCTGCTACGCCAGTGGTTGAGGCAGTTGAAGCTGAATCTGTTGTGGAGGGTTCTATAGACGGTGAACAGAAAACGATTGCTTCAGTAGATGGTGATTCAATCGGTTCAGAAGTTGGTAGCCTGACTTCAACCAAGGGTGAAACACAACGCGCTAAGCAATCAGAAGAAAAGTTGTCACAGGTAGAGTCATTGAACGCAGACTCTACGGAACTGGAGAAGGATTCTGATAAAGCAACACCAGAACTCCCATCAACTTCAAAGGTTGTGACAACTCCTGCTGTAGCTGAGAAAAAAGCAGAGGATGCTGGCAAGCATCCTTATGGTGGCTCAGAACCAGTAAAAACTGCCCTTTCTTCCGCAGGGCAGACTTTTCCGGCTTCTAAGTCAAAGAAAGCATCAGCTAAGTCAAAAGTTGTAATCATGCATAAAAAGAACATGGACGCACTGTGGGCTGAGCAGGGTGCAGAAGGGATATCAGATGGATTGATCAAGCTGACATTAGCAAAATTGCGTGTCCTTGCTCGTGAATATCCTGATCTCCCTATTGAATCGAAAAAACTTTCAAAAGTGAAAAAGCGCACATTGGTGGAAGTTTTCAAGCGTTACTACGCCTTATTAGAAAAATGATGAGATGTTAGAGGATCAGCACATTGTGTGTGGGGAAGTTGTTTCTGTACACGTAATTCTGCGTCCGCATTGTGATGTTGAATTCATTCTTCCTGAAGGAAAGAAAGCCTAATGAATAAATTTTGCAAAACGTGCAGATGATGCTGTTTTCTTTGCATGTTTTGCTAGTTCCACATTTCGTGACCATTCCGGCGGGTGGCGCCATAGTTCATCCTGCGTTGAATATCAGTTGTAATAGTGTGCATACCTCAGTAGAGGACTTTACTGCTGACTTGCAGTTGAACGAGTGTATACCTGAGAATAAGGCGTCTGTAAGGTTTACAAGCTTCACCTTTCAAATATGGTTCCGACTGGCTGATGCAATGTGATTATGTACTCAGTTGTGTGGAGAGGAAAAGAGGGGCGTGTTGTCTACGTTGGACAACCGATATTAAGAAACTTCAATAGAAAAGGTTCTTATCTATGAGTGAAGTAGTTTTACCGAGCAGAGAAGCTATTCTCGCAAAACGAAAGCTTGATGCTAGCTTTCGTACCAGGGGCATCATAATTGCGTTGTTATCAGCTGTATTCTACGGCCTGTACACAGCCTTCCTTACTCTGGGCATGGCTAAAGGTGTCTGGGCTGACTGGTACGGTGCAAACACCGCTGGTTTGTCCGCATTTGTTATTACATATTTCCTTGGCGCTGTAGGCTCCGCTGTTAACGACAGCTTTAGTGCTATCTGGGCGCTTTCTCTTGCAACAGTTCGTGGCCGTATTGGTGACTTTTTCAGATGTCTTACAACCAAGCCGGGTCTTGTGATGGTTCTCGCAGCATTGATCGGTGGCCCTATTGCAACGACTGCTTACGTTGTTGGTCTCCAGCTTGCTGGTTCTATAGTTGTTCCGATCAGTGCGCTTTGCCCTGCTATCGGTGCAATTCTTGGTCGAATTTTGTTTAAGCAGGAACTCAATGCCCGCATGATGCTCGGCATCGCAATCTGTTTCCTTGCAAGCTTTATGATTGCGAGCACAAGCCTTGGTGGTGAAGCACCTGAAGGTCAGTTCCTCGGCATTTGTATTGCATTTATTGCTGCGCTGGGCTGGGGCTTTGAAGGTTGTGTGTGTGGTTACGGTACATCCATGATTGACTCCGAGATCGCAATTACCATCCGTCAGACTACTTCTGCATTATCCACCCTGTTTATCTTTATTCCAGTAATGGCTGTTATGTCCGGCAGCATGGATTCCCTTGGTCTTGTTGTTGAAGCATTCACTAGCTCTGAAGCGTTACCTTGGTTTGTCCTCGGTGGCCTGTGCGCGTACATGACCTTTATGTTCTGGTACCGTGGTAACGGCATGTGTGGTGCTGCACTCGGTATGTCTTGTAACGGCACCTTCTCCTTCTGGGGACCATTTGGTTGCTGGATCATCCTCGGTGTAATTTTCGGTATTGACGGCTGGTCAATGCAGCCTATCGCATGGGCTGCAGCTGTTCTGATGATCGTAGGTATCTTTACTGTAGCAATGAACCCGCTTGATCTGTTCAGACAGAAAAAAGAAGAGGTGTAATATGAAGCCGCTTAACTATGCTATGTTAAAGTACTTTACCACCGTTGAAGATGCTTGTGTTGATGATGTTATGGAAGCACTTAAAGGCGAGTACAGCAATTTTAAAGCATTCACTCGTGATTCTATGACTTCTGCTATTATGACAGCAGAAGCAAATGGCCTGTTAGCTGAAACTCGTTTTGAAATGAGTTCAAGCAACGAGCTTAAGGTATACTATTGTGCTCCAGAAGAAGGCGCAGCAACAATTAATTACTACATTAAGGACTAGTTTATTGATTAATTACCAATAACATCCCGAAGTAATTAGTGTATTCACTCCCCCCTGATGCAGGTGTAAAAACCTTCTCAGGGGGATTTTTTTTTAAAAGTACTTAGGGTAAAGGATGATTTATTATGTGATGCAAAAGTGTATATAAGATTACTTTGCATGAATTTTTGAAGAGCTTTTGTTACTGGTGTAGCTTCTATAATAAATTATTATGTAAGAAAAAACACTGATTTGACAGTTTGTTGCAGACCTATCATAAGAGTATTCAGTCGCGTTGTTTGAAGTAATACTGTTTATGTAGACCGCATGTGATTTGTGCTCCCTCGTTACGTTGGCACGTGTTATATTCTATTTTTACATGCGCTTAGTCTGCTATATTCATGGCTCAAGTTTTTGTGAAGTGGCACAAATTGTGGGCACTGTTTAGCCATGAATTGCTGTTTTAGTTGCGCTGTGTCTAGCGGGAGGGTGATTGTGAAATCCAAGAGCAGTTTTTCAATAGGAGAAGTCAGTAAGATTTGCGGATTATCGAAAAAGGCGCTTCGTCATTACGATAAGGTAGGCATAATTAAACCTGATAGATCCTGTGGAAATAATTATAGATATTATTCTCGATCGTCACTGTTAGCCGTGCCGGTTATTAAATATTACAAGCAGATGGGCTTTAAGCTCTCTGAAATGAAAGAGGTAATAGAAAGCGGTGATTACCGCATTATGCGAGCCTCTTTTCAGTCTAAACTTGATGAATTGCGGCAGGTTGAGGAAGAAGTGCATCGAAACTACACTTCAGTAAAAGACTGGTACGAGCTTGTGGTGGAAGCGGAATCTGTGCTGCATTACAAGGTGCAGGATATATCTGTGAAGTTTGTAGAAGACGGAGTTTACTGTTTTCTTGATCAGGATTTCGCATATGATTACAGGGACTCTATCATTAATCTAGAGTTCACCAACTTTATTGAATCCATTGAGAACGAGATTACAGGGCCAGTCATTATACGTTTCCCTGATTATAAAGAAAAAATGAACGGTAACTGTACGCATGCAACAGTGCTGCAAAAGGCGCTGAAGCCGTTTAGCAAAGATGTGGAAACTCGATTTGGCGGTAAGTTGATGGTTTCGGCCTATCACATAGGTTCGCACGATAATATTAATGATACCTACGAGCGAATTGCCCGCTGGGCTAGCGAGAATAACTATACGTTAGGACCCGAAGTTTATGAGCGGTATGTGGTGGATTACTGGAGCAGTCAGAACACCGATAAGTTTGTTACTGAAATTTTAATGAACTTTACTGCACCCAAATAGGAAGTTGTAACAGGTCAAGATCGTGTCTTTTAACGGAAATTGTCATACGCATGTTGTTTGAAATTTTTGGGTCAAAAAAATTACAAAAACAGGATTTGCGATTTTTGTCTTTTTCGGCAAAAAAGTTACGACTATTGAATGGCAAAAAGAAAAATTTGCTTTTTTTATTACCATATGAATGGTTTGCAGTGTATGTTGAATAAAAAAAAGCTGTTGTTGGAAATAGCAACAGCTTTTTTTTATTAGTATATCTATAAATCTGGATAAGATGGACACAAAATAAGGTATTGACAGATTTGTGATGCGTCTTCTAAGAGCCTACCTTTAGGTGTATAGCGTTTTAAATTTTTTTGGAAGGATTGAGTCAAATGATGGATATCATAAAAAAAATTGGGTCAGGCAGCTTAGTACTGCAGATCGTGTTGGGCATTTGTGCCGGCGTTATCGTAGCAATGGTTGCTCCGGACGCTGCAAAGTCAGTAAATGTTCTGGGTCAGCTCTTCGTTAAAGCACTTAAGGCAGTAGCTCCAATTCTCGTTTTTGTTATTGTTGCTTCTTCTATTGCTAACCAGAAGAAAGGCGCAAACACAAACATGCGTTCTATTATTACACTCTACCTCGTAGGCACATTCATGGCTGCTTTAGTAGCTGTTGTAATGAGCTTTGTAGCGCCTACTACCCTTACCCTTGTTGCTACTGACACAAGTGCAACTCCTCCAAGCGGTATTGGTGAAGTTCTCAACACTCTGCTCTTTAAAATTGTTGATAACCCAATCAATGCTCTTGCTTCCGGTAACTTTATCGGCATCCTTGCTTGGGCAATCGCTCTCGGTTTCTTCTTCCAGCATGCTGGCGAAACCACTAAAAAAGTACTTAGCGACGTGTCTGAGGGTGTTTCCGGTATTGTTAAGCTCGTGATCCGCTTTGCACCTCTCGGTATTTTTGGTCTTGTTGCTAACACCGTTGCCAATACCGGTTTTACTGCGCTTGCTGGTTACAGTCACCTCATCATGGTATTGCTCGTTGCCATGGGTATTATTGCTCTGGTTGTGAACCCTATGATCGTATGGTTTACCACTAAACAGAACCCATACCCGCTTGTGTTCACCTGTCTGAAGAGCAGTGGTATTACCGCGTTCTTCACCCGTAGCTCCGCTGCAAACATTCCTGTGAACATGGAACTCTGTAAGCGTCTTGATCTTCATGAAGACACTTACTCTGTATCCATTCCTCTCGGTGCTACCGTAAACATGGGTGGTGCTGCTATCACCATTACTGTAATGACTTTGGCAGCAGTACATACTCTTGGTATTCAGGTTGATATCGCTACAGCACTTCTGCTCAGCCTTATTGCTTCTGTTTCTGCTTGTGGTGCTTCCGGCGTAGCTGGCGGTTCCCTGCTTCTCATTCCACTTGCTTGCAGCCTCTTTGGTGTATCTAACGATGTGTCCATGCAGGTTGTTGCAGCGGGCTTCATCATCGGTGTAATTCAGGACTCCGCAGAAACTGCACTGAACAGCTCCACAGACGTTCTGTTTACTGCTGCTGCAGATATTGCTGCTTCTCCTGAGAAGACCGTTAAATCTTGTACTACAGCTTCTGCATAGTTCTCTGCCTTCAAAGAAAGCCGTAACCGGTTTTGGTCGCGGTGTTTTGAACAATTGAGAATCGTACAATAGCTTATTCAAAGGCCACGTATTAATTACGTGGCCTTTTTTTGTTTACTTGGGCGGGATTGGGCATACGATAAAAATCGTATGCTCCTCTTAGTAAAAAGTTCCATGCTGTACGTTGTTATTTCCACATTTCTACGATGGAAGCAGTCTGTCGGTTTGGTTACAGTCATACGATGTAATTCAACCGGAGCCTGAAAAGCCTGAACTTTTAGTCACACAGCAATGCAGACGAGAGCGTAGTGACAGGGCACATGATTACTTGAAGTTATTCAGGCTCCATTCAAGGGTAATGTCATGGAATTTAAAGATATTCTTGTTGTGACATCTCATTTGAGAGCTAAACAGGGGAAGGAAGCTGAGTTACGAAGCGCTCTTGAGCAGCTGGTTCAGGATTGCGATCATCACGAAGGGCTTCTGCTGTATAGCGTTCATCAGGACGCCTCTGATCCTGCCTCATTCCTTTTTTATGAACACTTTCTTTCTGAGAAAGCATTTAGAGATCATCTTGCCAGTGAAGAGTTGGTAAATGCACAGGCAATCCTTAGTGAGCTTGTGGAAGGTGAGTCAAAAATTGAGACTTGGCGAATGGCTGCCAGAATAGGTGAAATCTGTCAGTAAGACATAAAAACTGGCAAAGTTGTACATCATCAAAAAAAAGCTCCTGCAATGCGTTGCAGGAGCTTTTTCATGAGGAATATATATGTGTGTAGCGGATTATTGTTTAAGCGCCTTACCGTCATTCCAGGCGTGTCCAACGCAGCGCCCGATTTTCCAGTAGCGTTTGTCTGGCATGGTTAGAACGAATGGGTTCATCTTTGAAATATCAGGAACGCCGTCTGTCATAAAACGCTCCTCGCACCATGTGCCGACAATTTCGCCAATGAAGAACGTGTTGGTTGGCATCTCCACTGTATCGTAAAGCCTGCATTCAAGAGAAAGTGGGCATTCTTTGATAAGCGGTGCAGTCTTAAGTGTACCGTAAAAACGATCAAACAGTTCAGATTTATCAGTCCGTTTGGCTGAAACAAGGCCGACATAGTCTGCCACTTTAACCATTTCGGTGGTAGGGAAGTTTACGCTAAATTCTCCGTTTTCTAGAATGGCAGTGTGTGATGCGTGCCCTTTGTTGACCCCGATACCCAGTAATGCTGGTTTGTAGTTTACTCGGGTAACCCACCCAAGAGTCATATAGTTGGGTTTGCCATTGTAATGTGTTCCTAGCATGGCCAAAGGCATTGGAATGGTGAATCCCTGTGTCCCGATATTAATTTTATCCAACTTTGTTCTCCTGCGCATAATTCACTGAAGCAGGACAAATATGCTTCGATTTTTCGTCACAGTATGTGATAACCACCATTTCACCATCAGAGGGAAGGTTGAAATGGTGGTTATTGAGTTCGAAACAAAAATTGGAACACACTGTACTGGAAAAGTTGTAGAACCTAAGGTGAATTCACTAGACGTTTTTGTCTAGGAAAGTGAGGCTAGTCCTTCCCGTAAGGCATAAAGTGTTGCTTGCACGCGGTTAGCCAAATGCAGTTTTGAAAGAATGTTGGTCATATGCGTGCGTACGGTTGCCTCGCTGACAAACACTTTTTCAGCAATGGTTTTATTACTCAGTCCCTGAGCAACAAGTCGTAAAATATCCACTTCCCGCGGAGTCAGTGGTTCAGGAGTCGGTTCTTTTGCTTCATCCGGTAAAGCAAGTTCAGCAAGCAACTTGCGTGCAATGTCCGGTGCAAGAGAAGGCTCGCCGTTGTGCACTTTACGGATGGCATGAAGCAACTCCTCAGGCGCGGAGTCTTTTAGCAGATACCCCATTGCGCCGGATTTGATAGCAGGAAAGACTTTGTCGTCTGTTGCAAAACTTGTGAGCACAATGATTTTGCCGGTTAGCTTGCGGTCACGGATTTCTTGAATGGCCTGAATACCATCCATTACCGGCATGACCATATCCATAAGGATGACATCCGGGGTAAGTTCTGCTGTGCGCTCAACAGCTTCTTGTCCGTTAGCAGCTTCTCCTGCAATTTCAATATCATCATAGCCAGAAAGAAACCCTTTCAGTCCTATGCGTACTATATCGTGGTCGTCGACAATAAGAACTCGAATTGGTGCAGCCATGTTCAATGCTCCTAACGGGTTAATGGAACGGATACGTCGATAGTGGTTCCGTCATCGTTGTTACTGTTAATTTCTAGTGTTGCTTGCAGTCTTTTTGCTCGTTCCCGAATATTGCGCAGTCCCATGCCCCCTGCCGGAAGCCGGTTGATGACGAAGCCTTTGCCGTCATCAGTAATGGTCATTGAAACAGATTCCGGCTTGTAGTCGAAGGTAACTGAAACATTCTGTGCATGAGAATGCTTGGTAGCATTACTCAGAGCTTCAATGGCAATGCGGAACATTTCCTCTTCTGTGGAATGGGCAAGGCGTCTTTCTTCGCCCTTTACAAACATTTTTGCATTGAGTCCGGAGCGAATTTCCACAGAGTTCATCCGTGCCTGAATGGCACCTACTAGTCCTTCGTTTTCGAGTTCCGGTGGATGCAGGTCAAATATGAGCGAGCGCATGTCGCGCATTGCTTGCTGTGCCATTCCTCGTAGAGCTTGTAGCTGTTCTGTGGCTGTTTCTTTTTTACCAAGAGACAGGGAACGACTGGCTGCATCTGCACAAAGTGTTACAGCATACAGAGCCTGCGTTACAGAGTCATGCAGCTCGCGTCCTAACCGCTGGCGTTCTTCTGCGACTGCCAGTTTATCACTCTGCTTTGCCAACGTGGCATTACGTAGTGCCATGGATGCTTGAGCCGCGAATAGCTCCATAATGTTTTTGTCAATGAGGTCAAATCCGCTTTCCTTGTTGGAAATGAGGAGAAGCCCGATGGCATTACCGCATTCAATAAGCGGAACAACCAGTAAAGTTTTAGCTAGATCGCTACGTTGGCCTTCGGGGATTTCTTGTTGTGCATCTCTGATGATGACAGCTTTTCCTTCTTGAAGGATTTGTCCGTACTTAGTTGTAGCTAGCGGGAAGGTTGAAATCGGTGGTTGAGGCGATCCTGTGCCACAGGAATGGTGTAGGTTATCCCCTTCTTTAAGCAGGATAGAACTGCCGGTACCTTGTACAATACTTCGAGCTTCGTCGCAGATGACGGTATGCACATCTTGAATTTGGGTTTCTGGATGTTGCAATAGGAGATTTGCGACTCTTCTGAGGCTCTCACTTTCTTTGAGCTGGCGTTCTTTTTCTTTGACGCTGGCTGCAAGCTCAACAGTTGCAGAAACGGTGTGCAATATGCCTTCAATAAGTTCTTTTTGGTTAGGGCCAATCACATAGTCGGGAATGACTGAACCAACCATAGCGATGCCATGCAGGCAGTTGGAACTGCTGTAGATAGGAAATAAAGCAATGCTATTAGAGTTAATCAGTTCTAGAATGTCTTGCGCCATCGCAAAGCTTTCAGAGTTAAGGGCACAAAGGCCGAAGCTTTTGCCATCAGTTGTAGTAATTGTGTTGCCTTCGGGACAAAGCCTTACTCCGTCAAAGCAACGTTTACATTCTTCGGAAACATGTCCATACGTTGCATGCGGGGCTAGCCCCTGTGTAACTGAATCTCGTAGAAAAATGATGCAAATTCCCTGAGAAAGCGTTTCGCTGATAACACGAGCAAGATGTTCCAGTGCAGCCTGAGAGTCAGCAAAATTGGTAATAGAGCGTGTCGCTTCCAGTAGAAGTTTGGTGCGTTCGTGTTCAATAACGAGTTGCTGTGTCAGTAGTGCAGAGTACTTTTCACCAGTAATTTTGTTGAGATCGACATACAGCAGATCAACAGCAGTCAAAATATCCTTACGTTCTTTACCGAGAGGGATTTCTTTCAAGATGGCTAACGAGAGACAGAATTTCCCCAACATGACTCCTTCCAGAATATCTGAAAGCTGGAAACCACGTTCAACTTTTTCTAAGGCAGATGACTTGAAGAAAGTTTCGAGTGGAGTCAGGGTATTTTCATTCATGCAGCTGCAAATGCGTTCAACAAACGTTGAAAGGTGATCAGAGAGTTCGTTGAAATTTGCATCTGTATACCATTGTGGCTGCCGCTCTATAAGAAGATTAGCAAGCTGAGGAACTATCGAGTGCTTTTGTGCCTGAATAGCTGCTGCGGCTTTTTTTAAAAGTGTGCTGTTGTCCATTCTGCTGTCCATATCTTGTCTGTCTTTTTGTTGGCAGATTCTTTCTATCTTTCTAATGCAAAACGTATATTGCTTTTTCAGTAGGACAGCATCAGACAAAATGCTTAGTTTGGCAAAAGGAAAAAAGCATGTGGAAGTGAAGTTCACATGTTGTGTAAGAAGCCTTTACGAGGGATTTCGGGCAATAACAATCATTCCACTAAAGATGATACAAATTCCCATTGCTGTCTGGAATGAACATACCTCTCCGAGTAGCAGTATTCCAAAGAGGGTTGCAACTAGCGGCTCTGCCAATCCAAGTGTTAAGCCGGATGAGAGAGGGAGTATCGCTAATCCAGTTGCGAAAAAACTATATGCCATTGCAGTCCCGATAACGCCGATCAAGACTATAGAAATGAAACCACGCATGGTAAACATCCATGAGATGTCATAAACAAAGAGAATAGGACTCATAGCTATTCCGCCAAAAGTGAAGAGTATTGCAATCATTTCTTGTGGAGAGCGGTCTGCAAGGATTGTCTGACTGTTGGCGGCATACAAGGCATATCCCGCACCCGCACCAAGCGCCATAATAATTCCTGTCATATCAACAGTTGCAGTGTCATCAATTGAAAGAAGCACTAAACCACATAATGCTAAAACAGTAGCAGTGAACCACGAACGGGAAGGAATAGTACCGCGCAGAAGATATTCAATAATTCCTCCTGCCATTGGTCCGAACCCGATGGCAATGACGGTGCCGACAGCAACACCTGTCCGGACGAGGCTCTGGAAAAACAATATCTGAAAAATCACTATCCCTGCTGCCGCAGTAAAAGTCGCTTTTTTAGGCCATGGAACATGGTGAGTAAATCCGGAACGAAAGTGAACCCATAGAAGCATCACAAGGCCACCAACGACTAATCGCATTGTTCCGACTGCCATAGGCTGGCAACCTTCAGGAGCAAAGGCCTGTATGGTTCCTGTGGTTCCAAAGCAAACTGCACCAAGTAGTGTGTAGAAAACTCCAGCTGTGAGCTGGCGGGAAGATGGAAGTGCGCGCTGCATGGGTTCTCCTATTTGATCTGATTCAGGGATAGTTGAGAATGTGAGATGCCATAACTGCTAAATTGGCATACTAGTATATCAGTTGTTCTGTACAATGGTGATTGTCTTACCATTTGATTTTACGAATAAAGTTGGAATTTGGCTATGAGTTGCCAGAACTGGAATACTAGAATATCTTTTAATCCGCTTATCAAGCGTAATTTTAAAATGCAACCTGTGTTGTCTTTAACGTCCTAAAAAATATGTGACTATAAGGCTGGGCTGGTATGGAGATGATTGGGAATGATCTATGCTGATTCAAGCGGTCTGTTACGATCTGCTTTGTATGAGAAGCTTCTGGAAGATCTGAAAAATGGCAAGTTGGAACCCGGTCGTCTTATCAGTATTAAAAAGCTTGCGGATGAGCTTGGAACAAGTAAGACGCCACTTCGTGAGGCTTTGTTACAGATGCAGGTTGAAGGCTTTGTAACAATTCTTCCTCAGCGTGGGGTTGTCATTAATGCCCTCACACATGAAGAGAAGAGAGATATTTTTGAAGTGTGTGGCGGGTTGGAGTATCAGGCTGTGATCTCTGCGTTTCCGCATCTGACAGAAGCACATGTAGTTGAGATGGAAATGTATAATGAGCAGATAATGGTATCTTCTCAAGGTGCCCGATATGAAGACTGTAATGCTATCAATACCAACTTTCATAATGCGTATTTGAAAGCATGTCCAAATGATTACCTTGTCTACCTGCTGAATATGAACAGGACACGACTGTTTGTATTTACGGAAAGGGATTGGGGCAAAAAGTTCCGTGAAGCGAACTACAATGAGCATAAAGTGATCATTGATATGGTGCGCGCAGGTGATGCGAAAAAACTTGCTGAATACATCCGTGATGTTCATTGGGCCTATTCATGGGATCAATAATTTAAGCTAGTTTCAACAAGAATGCACAAAGCCTCTATGAGTTCCCATAGGGGCTTTTTTTTGTGGAGTAGTGAAGGAAAAAGAATAAAAATTTAATTAAGCACCAGTAAATCGAGACGATAAGGGAAGTAGAAACACTGTTATTGTGAGGTCTACACATGCACGCTTCCCTTACTTCCTCTAAATCCTTTGTGGATGTTTTACAGGAACAGATTAAAGATCAGCAAAGTAAGTTGCTTGATCAGCAGCAAACTGTGACTGTTCTTCCGGCGCGTGCCGTTGTTTCTCCTATTGTTCCGGAACAAGAAGGCATGAGAACTGCGGAGAAGGTTTTCCAGTACTCTGCGGGACGTGAGTCTTACGGTATTCACGTTGCTGCATCAACAAGTGGTGAAAGACTGTTGATTACTTCTTCTGATGAGCAGAATGATTTGCCAAAAGCTGCTGGAAATGCAGCCATAAAATCCACTACCTCTACAATACCTCCTTATATGGCAGCACTGCATCCTGCCTTTCGGGCCGTCATTTAACTACTAGTTTCTCGGTTCATTTTAGTTATCAAATAAAAAAGCTCATCCTTGCTGCCAGATGAGCTTTTTTTGTTTTAAACGCTAAGGAGGTTTCAGGCTGTTAACGGTTTTGGATGCACGCGGTGTTCCGCCAGCAGTTCGACACATTATTGTGCTGCAGGGTAGAACGGCCAGATAAGAGGTACGACCGCAACAATAATTACAAAACAGATGACCTGAAGCGGCCAGCCCGCCTTCATGTACTGACTGAATGTGTACCTACCCGGACCAAGCACGATGGTGTTAGGTGGGGTAGCTACAGGCGTAAGGAAGCAGGCGGATGCGGACATTGCAATGCCCATAACCAGTGGCAGTGGAGAAAGACCACTGTTTACAGCGATAGGGATAGCAAGCGGAGCCATAAGAGCTGCGGTAGCAGTGTTGGACATAAAGTTGGTTACCAGTGCTGTTACAGCACAAACAACCGCTAAGAGTGCATATGGACTGGTTACGTAGTGGACAACTGTATCAGCAATAAGTTGAGCTGCGCCTGATGTTTTCATTGCGGTGGACATGGAGAGCATACCGGCAAACAGGAAGATTGTTGTCCAGTCAACTGATCTGTATGCTTCTTCCATAGTGATGCAGCCTGTGATGATGACGAGACATGCGCCAAGCATTGCAGCGGTAACCAGAGGCATAATTTTTGTTGCCATAGCAACAACTACAAAGAAGAAGATGACAAGTGACCACCACATTTTTTCTGGACGTGATGGCTTAATAGTTTCAGCCTGTTCGCATTCATTTGTGTTGTCAGGAAGGAATTTGTGTCCAATGAAAGCATAGTATAAGATGCCGACAACAAAGAGAACTGCGCCGATTTTTGCGAACTCGAAGAAACCGAATGGCTCGATTCCAGCAGGTCCCATTTTTTCGAGTACAGAGTTGATCAGGCCGTTAGGTGGTGTACCAACAAGTGTCATAGTACCGCCGAGAGACGCAGCGAACGCAACCGGCATAAGAATTTTACTTGGGCGGATGTTTGCAGAAGCACACATGCCCATGATCATCGGGATGGCAACAACAGTTGTACCTGTGTTGGAAAGGAACGCAGA
Proteins encoded in this region:
- a CDS encoding SLC13 family permease, producing MKKFAFLLSIVGTVLLVGSSLAFAAATPASGSMDAYLTLIILLVAAVLFFSDIIPLPVTAMLVPVSLSMLGIIPATAAFANFGNKWVVIFMAMFIVGESTFITGFADKIGKATVTLSKGSEIRLLVLAMCSVGVLSAFLSNTGTTVVAIPMIMGMCASANIRPSKILMPVAFAASLGGTMTLVGTPPNGLINSVLEKMGPAGIEPFGFFEFAKIGAVLFVVGILYYAFIGHKFLPDNTNECEQAETIKPSRPEKMWWSLVIFFFVVVAMATKIMPLVTAAMLGACLVIITGCITMEEAYRSVDWTTIFLFAGMLSMSTAMKTSGAAQLIADTVVHYVTSPYALLAVVCAVTALVTNFMSNTATAALMAPLAIPIAVNSGLSPLPLVMGIAMSASACFLTPVATPPNTIVLGPGRYTFSQYMKAGWPLQVICFVIIVAVVPLIWPFYPAAQ
- a CDS encoding DMT family transporter, which gives rise to MQRALPSSRQLTAGVFYTLLGAVCFGTTGTIQAFAPEGCQPMAVGTMRLVVGGLVMLLWVHFRSGFTHHVPWPKKATFTAAAGIVIFQILFFQSLVRTGVAVGTVIAIGFGPMAGGIIEYLLRGTIPSRSWFTATVLALCGLVLLSIDDTATVDMTGIIMALGAGAGYALYAANSQTILADRSPQEMIAILFTFGGIAMSPILFVYDISWMFTMRGFISIVLIGVIGTAMAYSFFATGLAILPLSSGLTLGLAEPLVATLFGILLLGEVCSFQTAMGICIIFSGMIVIARNPS
- a CDS encoding GntR family transcriptional regulator, with product MIYADSSGLLRSALYEKLLEDLKNGKLEPGRLISIKKLADELGTSKTPLREALLQMQVEGFVTILPQRGVVINALTHEEKRDIFEVCGGLEYQAVISAFPHLTEAHVVEMEMYNEQIMVSSQGARYEDCNAINTNFHNAYLKACPNDYLVYLLNMNRTRLFVFTERDWGKKFREANYNEHKVIIDMVRAGDAKKLAEYIRDVHWAYSWDQ